Proteins from one Gammaproteobacteria bacterium genomic window:
- a CDS encoding DUF3618 domain-containing protein, with product MNKQTPYNAVNSSDTAQIERGIENTREKLSDTLHELKDKASPRQLADRAVRFAKDSGAPEMARGVGRTVRDHPVPFLLVGAGLGWLVASRLRSRSDTTEDVAGRLAQDSNATYPDVRLGARSNGAAAPEIDDEGVDERLYEAGEHAGEKLTETLIQAREKLGGARDSAARVASGIADRSGEWAGAARRGAQRGWSYATDEQPLILLGVGLAAGTALGLALPRSRSEERLLGSHSAALQSRARDAAQTQYERAKSAARDTYDTVMDDLDRRGLSAEGLRGAAGAAAEQARTALGGDESGSYKPH from the coding sequence ATGAACAAGCAAACCCCTTACAACGCGGTCAATTCGTCGGATACCGCCCAGATCGAACGCGGGATCGAGAATACGCGTGAGAAGCTGTCCGACACGCTGCACGAATTGAAGGACAAGGCCTCTCCCAGGCAGCTTGCGGACCGCGCGGTCCGTTTCGCCAAGGATTCCGGTGCGCCCGAAATGGCACGCGGCGTGGGACGCACGGTCCGGGATCACCCGGTGCCGTTTCTGCTGGTCGGTGCCGGTCTGGGCTGGCTGGTCGCCAGTCGACTGCGCAGCCGCAGCGACACCACCGAGGATGTCGCGGGGCGTCTGGCGCAGGATTCGAACGCCACCTATCCGGACGTTCGTCTGGGCGCCCGCAGCAACGGCGCCGCTGCGCCCGAGATCGACGACGAGGGTGTCGACGAACGGCTCTACGAGGCCGGCGAGCATGCCGGTGAGAAGCTCACCGAAACCCTGATCCAGGCGCGGGAGAAACTCGGGGGAGCCCGTGATTCGGCCGCTCGTGTCGCCAGCGGCATCGCCGACCGCAGTGGAGAATGGGCCGGTGCCGCGCGCCGCGGGGCACAGCGTGGCTGGTCCTACGCCACTGATGAACAGCCATTGATATTGCTTGGTGTCGGTCTGGCGGCCGGAACCGCGCTGGGCTTGGCCCTGCCGCGCTCGCGCAGTGAGGAGCGGCTGCTGGGTTCGCACAGCGCCGCCCTGCAGTCGCGCGCGCGCGATGCTGCCCAGACTCAGTACGAACGCGCCAAGTCCGCCGCGCGGGACACCTACGACACGGTGATGGACGATCTCGACCGGCGCGGTCTCAGCGCCGAGGGTCTGCGCGGCGCCGCGGGCGCCGCCGCCGAGCAGGCGAGGACCGCGCTGGGGGGCGACGAGAGCGGCAGTTACAAGCCGCATTGA
- a CDS encoding phage holin family protein, translating into MREPRPIVDLLSDLIVQASLLFRQELDLARSETSDRIAAIGGALAIILAGVVLSGIAVLLLLDTAILLLTMAGVPEPWSSLLVAAVSLAFGVLILLKGLREVRAARITPKRTIEQLRRDVAVAKER; encoded by the coding sequence ATGCGTGAGCCCCGTCCCATCGTTGATCTGCTGTCGGACCTGATCGTCCAGGCGAGTCTGCTGTTTCGCCAGGAACTCGATCTGGCCCGATCGGAAACCAGCGACCGGATCGCCGCGATCGGCGGCGCCCTGGCGATCATTCTGGCCGGCGTGGTGCTCAGCGGTATCGCCGTGCTGCTGCTGCTCGACACCGCGATCCTGCTGCTGACCATGGCGGGCGTTCCGGAGCCCTGGAGTTCGCTGCTGGTCGCCGCTGTGTCGTTGGCATTCGGCGTCCTGATTCTGTTGAAGGGGCTGCGCGAAGTCCGTGCGGCCCGCATCACCCCGAAACGCACCATCGAACAACTGCGCCGCGATGTCGCGGTCGCCAAGGAGAGATGA
- a CDS encoding phosphatase PAP2 family protein encodes MLDSLSPNRLGLAALSLFLLFAALLLLARLSVLALKPLLRGLDRIRLAIVRLAANRGGLSARALLPLLDRDQRELAALLVASLILLVCGMAFFEITESVVERETMLHLDRSVWSALQSLHSEPVDRLMVVLTGLGGAIVTVPLALGISAWLAWRRQWAVIAYWLAAALAARASVVLLKWALSRDRPGNIYEGFDRYSFPSGHAAGSAVLYGFLTVLLAWQRPWNLRLPLFAGASVLICMVGFSRLYLGVHWLSDVVAGYALGLAWVALFSAAFIRFHGTTRLNARALATVALLSVTLASVWNAHFHLDETLDRYREARASATLGELPPLSSEDEADDEDDAEEEDEG; translated from the coding sequence ATGCTCGATTCGCTGAGCCCGAACCGCCTCGGTCTGGCGGCGCTGAGCCTGTTCCTGCTGTTCGCCGCGCTGTTGCTGCTGGCACGCCTGAGCGTACTCGCGCTGAAGCCGCTGCTGCGCGGGCTCGACCGGATTCGTCTGGCGATCGTTCGGCTGGCAGCGAATCGCGGCGGCCTCTCGGCGCGCGCACTGCTGCCGCTGCTCGACCGGGATCAGCGCGAACTCGCGGCGCTGCTGGTGGCCAGCCTGATCCTACTGGTATGCGGCATGGCGTTCTTCGAAATCACTGAATCCGTGGTCGAACGCGAGACCATGCTGCACCTCGACCGCAGCGTCTGGAGCGCGCTCCAGTCACTGCACAGCGAGCCCGTGGACCGTTTGATGGTGGTCCTGACAGGGCTCGGCGGCGCCATCGTCACCGTACCTCTGGCCTTGGGCATCTCGGCCTGGCTGGCGTGGCGCCGACAATGGGCGGTGATCGCCTACTGGCTCGCCGCCGCACTGGCCGCACGGGCTTCAGTGGTATTGCTCAAATGGGCACTTTCGCGTGATCGCCCCGGCAATATCTACGAAGGTTTCGACCGCTACTCGTTTCCCAGCGGTCACGCCGCCGGCAGCGCAGTGCTGTACGGATTCCTGACGGTACTGCTGGCCTGGCAACGTCCCTGGAACCTGCGGTTGCCGCTGTTCGCGGGTGCCAGCGTGCTGATCTGCATGGTCGGATTCTCGCGCCTGTACCTGGGCGTGCACTGGCTGTCCGACGTGGTGGCCGGTTACGCGCTGGGCCTGGCCTGGGTGGCGCTGTTCAGTGCCGCATTCATCCGCTTTCATGGCACGACGAGGCTCAACGCACGGGCGCTCGCCACCGTGGCGCTGTTGAGCGTCACGCTGGCGAGTGTCTGGAATGCGCATTTCCATCTGGATGAGACGCTTGATCGCTATCGCGAGGCGCGCGCCAGCGCCACGCTCGGCGAGCTGCCACCGCTGTCGTCCGAGGACGAAGCGGATGATGAAGACGACGCCGAGGAGGAGGACGAAGGCTGA
- a CDS encoding superoxide dismutase family protein — MNSRILNACALASLMLCGAAHAESSVVMHSVSAEGVGKSLGAVTLGDSEYGVVLTPKLGGLPPGLHGFHLHEGASCAPASKDGKMTAAASAGSHYDPEETGMHGLPWGEGHLGDLPPLYVTADGAAVQPVLAPRLEMADLEGHALMIHEGGDNFSDHPEKLGGGGSRIACGVIE; from the coding sequence ATGAACAGCAGAATTCTCAATGCCTGCGCTCTCGCCAGCCTGATGCTATGCGGTGCCGCCCATGCCGAATCCAGCGTGGTGATGCACAGCGTCAGCGCTGAGGGTGTCGGCAAATCGCTGGGCGCCGTCACACTCGGCGACTCGGAATACGGTGTGGTGCTGACGCCCAAGCTTGGCGGCTTGCCGCCAGGCCTGCACGGCTTCCACCTGCACGAAGGCGCGAGCTGCGCGCCGGCGAGCAAGGACGGCAAGATGACCGCCGCCGCGTCCGCCGGCAGTCATTACGACCCCGAGGAAACCGGTATGCATGGCCTGCCTTGGGGCGAAGGCCACCTCGGCGATCTGCCACCTCTGTACGTCACGGCCGATGGCGCGGCCGTACAGCCTGTGCTCGCGCCACGCCTGGAGATGGCCGATCTTGAAGGCCACGCGCTGATGATCCACGAAGGCGGCGACAACTTCTCCGACCACCCGGAGAAGCTGGGTGGCGGCGGTTCGCGCATCGCCTGCGGCGTGATCGAGTAA
- the egtD gene encoding L-histidine N(alpha)-methyltransferase, translating to MNRPVQATRLKETDFRQFSLPDDDFASEVIRGLSGRPKRLPSKYFYDAEGSALFEKICDQPEYYLTRTELEIMRDQAASMAAALGPDVRLIEFGSGAGLKTRLLLEALRNPVCYIPIEISQSALDDSVAQLREDFPQVQMQPVCADFTQALCLPRPAREPRRTVIYFPGSTIGNFSTSEADALLREMRLTMGPYGAALIGLDLKKDIGTMEAAYNDAAGVTAEFTLNLLARINRELEGDFDLDRFEHQARYNPEAGRIETRIISRFDQTVRVSGQGVTFLKGEAMLVEYSTKYSLDDVEGMAARANLHATRRWFDRDRRFCVQLLERTPLSWSAHADA from the coding sequence ATGAACCGACCTGTGCAAGCGACAAGACTCAAGGAAACCGATTTCAGGCAGTTCAGCCTGCCGGACGACGACTTTGCCAGCGAAGTGATTCGTGGGCTTTCGGGGCGCCCCAAGCGCCTGCCCTCCAAGTACTTCTATGATGCAGAAGGCTCGGCCTTGTTCGAGAAGATCTGCGATCAGCCCGAGTACTATCTGACGCGCACCGAACTCGAGATCATGCGCGACCAGGCCGCCTCGATGGCCGCGGCACTGGGTCCTGACGTGCGCCTGATCGAATTCGGCAGTGGCGCCGGCCTCAAGACCCGCCTGCTGCTCGAAGCCTTGCGCAATCCGGTGTGCTACATCCCGATCGAGATTTCGCAAAGCGCGCTCGACGACAGCGTGGCGCAGCTGCGTGAGGACTTTCCGCAGGTGCAGATGCAGCCGGTTTGCGCCGATTTCACGCAGGCGCTGTGTCTGCCGCGTCCCGCACGTGAACCGCGGCGCACCGTGATCTATTTCCCCGGTTCGACCATCGGCAATTTCTCGACATCGGAGGCCGACGCCCTGCTGCGCGAGATGCGTCTGACCATGGGCCCGTATGGCGCGGCGCTGATCGGACTGGATCTCAAGAAGGACATCGGCACCATGGAGGCGGCCTACAACGACGCTGCCGGCGTCACCGCCGAGTTCACGCTCAACCTGCTGGCCCGGATCAACCGGGAGCTCGAAGGCGACTTCGATCTCGATCGCTTCGAGCACCAGGCGCGCTACAACCCCGAGGCCGGACGCATCGAAACCCGGATCATCAGCCGCTTTGACCAGACGGTGCGCGTGTCAGGCCAGGGCGTCACCTTTCTCAAGGGTGAGGCGATGCTGGTCGAATACAGCACCAAGTATTCGCTGGACGACGTCGAAGGCATGGCCGCACGCGCCAACCTGCATGCGACGCGTCGCTGGTTCGATCGGGATCGACGCTTCTGCGTGCAACTGCTCGAACGCACGCCCTTGTCTTGGAGTGCGCACGCGGACGCTTGA
- the egtB gene encoding ergothioneine biosynthesis protein EgtB encodes MLDTICSPQSDIVEAYRFVRDRSLKLIAPLSAEDTVVQSMPDVSPTKWHLAHSSWFFEQFLLSSQGGYEPLRPGWQFLFNSYYESVGPRHDRVQRGLLSRPTLAEVIEYRHRVDDDMAPVLDRAASDSELASLITLGLHHEQQHQELMLTDIKHVFSVNPLEPSYQREAPFGLPGHALPMRFVRGSAGIVEIGHHGEGFAFDCETPRHRTLLHPYEMADRPVTNDEFRDFIRDGGYRTPSLWMSEGWAKVQSEAWTGPMYWDAQAETEFTLAGRREIDPYAPVCHVSYYEADAYARWAGARLPRESEWEHLTETRVDIDAQLRAANFADAGFLHPQPAQRDEGLLQLFGDVWEWTSSPYVNYPGYRPLPGALGEYNGKFMCGQWVLRGGSCVTPAGHLRASYRNFFYPPDRWQFMGFRLAKDA; translated from the coding sequence ATGCTAGATACGATCTGCTCACCCCAAAGCGACATCGTCGAAGCCTACCGCTTCGTGCGCGACCGCAGTCTCAAATTGATCGCGCCCCTGTCGGCGGAAGACACCGTGGTGCAATCGATGCCGGATGTCAGTCCGACGAAGTGGCATCTGGCACACAGCAGCTGGTTCTTCGAGCAATTCCTGCTGTCCTCGCAAGGTGGCTACGAGCCCTTGCGGCCGGGCTGGCAGTTTCTGTTCAACTCCTACTACGAATCGGTGGGGCCGCGGCACGATCGCGTGCAGCGCGGACTGTTGTCGCGGCCGACACTGGCCGAGGTGATCGAATACCGCCATCGCGTCGATGACGATATGGCGCCCGTGTTGGATCGGGCCGCTTCCGATTCCGAGTTGGCTTCACTGATCACCCTGGGGCTGCATCACGAGCAGCAGCATCAGGAGCTGATGCTGACCGACATCAAGCATGTCTTTTCGGTCAATCCGCTGGAGCCGTCCTATCAGCGTGAGGCACCGTTCGGATTGCCCGGCCACGCCTTGCCGATGCGCTTCGTGCGCGGCAGCGCGGGTATCGTCGAAATCGGGCATCACGGCGAGGGGTTCGCGTTCGATTGCGAAACGCCGCGTCATCGCACGCTGCTGCACCCCTATGAAATGGCCGATCGGCCGGTGACCAACGACGAGTTTCGCGACTTCATTCGCGACGGAGGCTACCGCACGCCAAGCCTGTGGATGTCCGAAGGCTGGGCCAAGGTGCAGTCCGAAGCCTGGACCGGGCCGATGTACTGGGATGCCCAGGCGGAAACCGAATTCACCCTGGCCGGCCGGCGCGAGATCGATCCGTATGCGCCGGTCTGTCATGTCAGCTATTACGAGGCGGATGCGTATGCGCGCTGGGCCGGCGCACGCCTGCCGCGCGAGTCCGAGTGGGAACACCTGACCGAAACCCGCGTCGATATCGATGCGCAATTGCGGGCCGCCAATTTCGCCGATGCCGGGTTTTTGCACCCCCAGCCGGCGCAGCGTGACGAAGGCCTGCTCCAGTTGTTCGGCGATGTCTGGGAGTGGACCTCAAGCCCCTACGTCAACTATCCCGGCTACAGGCCATTGCCGGGCGCGCTCGGCGAATACAACGGCAAGTTCATGTGCGGGCAATGGGTGCTGCGTGGCGGCTCCTGCGTCACGCCGGCGGGCCATCTGCGCGCGAGCTACCGCAACTTTTTCTATCCCCCTGATCGCTGGCAGTTCATGGGGTTCCGTCTCGCCAAGGATGCCTAG
- a CDS encoding DUF1840 domain-containing protein, protein MIQFSSPAAAKIVMLQTHARRLLEIIGKPEAERGALAPEEIPAAVSALRAAIESEQRKPKAEQDENKAENGEDDEDQPIPVDLARRAWPLIEMLERSQRKNVAVTWGV, encoded by the coding sequence ATGATCCAGTTCTCGTCACCGGCTGCCGCCAAGATCGTCATGCTGCAGACCCACGCCCGCCGCCTGCTGGAAATCATCGGCAAACCCGAGGCGGAACGCGGCGCACTGGCCCCGGAAGAGATTCCGGCGGCCGTATCGGCCCTGCGTGCCGCAATCGAGAGCGAGCAGCGCAAGCCGAAGGCCGAGCAGGACGAAAACAAGGCCGAGAACGGCGAAGACGACGAGGACCAGCCGATACCGGTCGATCTGGCGCGGCGCGCCTGGCCGCTGATCGAAATGCTGGAACGCTCGCAGCGCAAGAACGTGGCGGTGACCTGGGGAGTCTGA
- a CDS encoding bile acid:sodium symporter yields MLRKLLPDTYVIALLSTVALASLLPCRGDVAAMLGVLTHVAIAVLFFLHGAKLSREAVVAGFTHWRLHLTTLSVTFILFPVLGLAARPLLAPWVGDTLYTGVLFLCMLPSTVQSSIAFTAMARGNVAASVCGASASNILGMFVTPLLVGLFVAQGSGAISTDAIGSILVQLLLPFIAGQAARRWIGGWVRRRAPALKYVDQGSILLVVYTAFSAAVVEGLWSKVDGPALLGLLAISALLLSVVMLSTTFGARALGFKREDEISFVFCGSKKSLATGVPMAKVLFAAPDVGMMVLPLMLFHQLQLMVCAVLAQRYARAETSDAARQRA; encoded by the coding sequence ATGCTCCGAAAGCTGCTGCCCGATACCTACGTGATCGCCTTGCTGAGCACGGTAGCCCTGGCCAGCCTGCTGCCGTGTCGCGGCGATGTGGCGGCGATGCTCGGTGTGCTGACGCATGTGGCGATCGCCGTGCTGTTCTTTCTGCACGGTGCGAAGCTGTCGCGGGAAGCGGTTGTTGCCGGCTTCACGCATTGGCGTCTGCATCTGACGACGCTGTCGGTCACCTTCATACTGTTTCCCGTGCTGGGCTTGGCGGCGCGTCCGCTGTTGGCCCCCTGGGTCGGCGATACGCTTTATACCGGCGTGCTGTTCCTGTGCATGCTGCCGTCAACGGTGCAGTCTTCGATCGCCTTCACCGCGATGGCGCGCGGCAATGTGGCGGCGTCGGTGTGTGGCGCCTCGGCGTCGAACATACTGGGCATGTTCGTCACACCGCTGCTGGTCGGCCTGTTCGTGGCTCAGGGCTCGGGTGCGATATCCACCGACGCGATCGGCAGCATCCTGGTGCAGTTGTTGCTGCCGTTCATCGCCGGACAGGCCGCGCGGCGCTGGATCGGAGGCTGGGTAAGGCGTCGCGCTCCGGCGCTCAAGTATGTCGACCAGGGTTCGATCCTGCTGGTGGTTTACACCGCGTTTTCCGCGGCAGTGGTCGAAGGTCTGTGGTCCAAGGTCGATGGTCCGGCACTGCTCGGCCTGCTGGCGATCAGCGCTCTGCTGCTGAGTGTGGTGATGCTGAGCACGACTTTCGGTGCCCGCGCGCTCGGCTTCAAGCGCGAAGATGAAATCAGCTTCGTGTTCTGCGGGTCGAAGAAGAGCCTGGCCACCGGCGTGCCGATGGCGAAGGTGCTGTTCGCGGCACCGGATGTCGGCATGATGGTGCTGCCGCTGATGCTGTTCCATCAATTGCAGCTGATGGTGTGCGCGGTGCTGGCGCAGCGCTACGCGCGCGCCGAAACGTCCGACGCGGCCCGCCAGCGGGCCTAG
- a CDS encoding glutathione S-transferase family protein encodes MYTVYGMSSSGNCHKLRLLLDHLGLPFRWQEVDITTGASRQPDFLALNANGRVPVLQLDNGETLAESNAILCFLAEDTRLWPGPRLARARTLQWLFFEQYSHEPYIAVARYICGFLPPDHERRAELPKLHERGRQALAVMEQHLSGRQFFVEDRFGIADIALYAYTHAAADGGFTLEPYPSIRAWLDRVAEQRGHSPMARPPRLS; translated from the coding sequence ATGTATACCGTTTACGGAATGTCCAGCTCAGGCAACTGCCACAAGCTGCGACTGCTGCTCGATCATCTGGGCTTGCCGTTTCGCTGGCAGGAAGTGGACATCACCACCGGTGCCAGCCGCCAGCCGGACTTCCTTGCACTCAATGCAAACGGCCGGGTACCGGTGCTGCAACTGGACAATGGAGAAACGCTCGCCGAATCCAACGCCATCCTCTGCTTCCTTGCCGAGGACACGCGGCTATGGCCCGGCCCGCGGTTGGCGCGCGCACGGACCCTGCAATGGCTGTTCTTCGAACAGTACAGCCATGAGCCCTATATCGCGGTGGCCCGCTACATCTGCGGATTTCTTCCGCCGGATCACGAACGGCGGGCAGAACTGCCCAAACTGCACGAGCGCGGCAGGCAGGCGCTGGCGGTGATGGAACAGCACCTGAGCGGGCGTCAGTTTTTCGTCGAAGACCGCTTCGGCATCGCCGATATCGCCTTGTACGCCTATACCCATGCGGCGGCCGACGGTGGGTTCACACTCGAACCGTATCCCTCCATCCGGGCCTGGCTGGATCGCGTCGCCGAGCAGCGAGGCCACTCCCCGATGGCCCGACCGCCGCGACTTTCGTAA
- the rplS gene encoding 50S ribosomal protein L19, whose amino-acid sequence MSKIIEQIEAEQMSKTVPDFRAGDTVEVKVKVKEGERERLQAFEGVVIAKRSRGLHSAFTVRKMSHGEGVERVFQTYSPQLAEITVKRRGAVARAKLYYLRDRTGKAARIKEKLG is encoded by the coding sequence ATGAGCAAGATCATCGAGCAGATCGAAGCGGAACAGATGTCCAAGACCGTCCCGGATTTCCGCGCGGGCGACACCGTCGAGGTGAAGGTCAAGGTCAAGGAAGGCGAGCGTGAGCGCCTCCAGGCCTTCGAGGGCGTGGTCATCGCCAAGCGCAGCCGGGGCCTGCACTCGGCGTTCACGGTACGCAAGATGTCGCATGGCGAAGGGGTGGAACGTGTGTTCCAGACCTACAGCCCGCAGCTGGCCGAGATCACCGTGAAGCGTCGCGGCGCCGTCGCCCGCGCCAAGCTCTATTACCTGCGTGATCGCACCGGCAAGGCTGCGCGCATCAAGGAAAAGCTGGGCTGA
- the trmD gene encoding tRNA (guanosine(37)-N1)-methyltransferase TrmD, producing MKIEVLTLFPEFVEQITRYGVPRIAVEGGHLQLGTRNPRDYSGNRHRRVDDRPYGGGPGMVMQAEALAAAIAASRTQLGAAQVLSLSPQGQPLSQALLRRLAEQPAIIMVCGRYEGIDERLLTAEVDLEVSLGDFVLSGGEIAAMAVIDGIARLLPGVLGHEDSAEFDSFSAGLLDHPHYSRPEQWREAEVPEVLLSGDHARIARWRRKRALGATWLKRPDLLDGLELDEDSKQLLREFIAQREE from the coding sequence ATGAAGATCGAAGTGCTGACGCTGTTCCCGGAGTTCGTGGAACAGATCACGCGCTACGGTGTGCCGAGAATTGCGGTTGAGGGCGGTCATCTGCAACTGGGTACGCGCAATCCGCGCGACTACAGCGGAAACCGTCATCGCCGGGTCGATGATCGCCCTTACGGCGGTGGACCCGGCATGGTCATGCAGGCCGAGGCGCTGGCGGCGGCGATTGCCGCGTCCAGGACGCAGCTCGGAGCGGCTCAAGTGCTGAGCCTGAGCCCGCAGGGCCAGCCGCTGAGCCAGGCGCTGTTGCGCCGGCTGGCGGAGCAGCCAGCGATCATCATGGTCTGCGGCCGCTATGAGGGGATCGACGAACGCCTGCTGACGGCGGAGGTCGATCTGGAGGTATCGCTGGGCGACTTTGTGCTGTCCGGCGGCGAGATCGCGGCCATGGCCGTGATCGACGGCATCGCCCGGTTGTTGCCGGGGGTGCTGGGACACGAGGATTCGGCCGAGTTCGATTCGTTCTCGGCGGGACTTCTGGACCACCCGCATTATTCGAGGCCCGAACAATGGCGCGAGGCGGAGGTTCCGGAAGTATTGTTGTCGGGCGACCATGCGCGGATAGCGCGCTGGCGCCGCAAACGCGCCCTCGGCGCGACGTGGTTGAAGCGGCCGGACCTGTTGGACGGCCTGGAACTTGACGAAGATTCGAAACAACTGCTGCGGGAATTCATCGCGCAGCGGGAAGAGTAA
- the rimM gene encoding ribosome maturation factor RimM (Essential for efficient processing of 16S rRNA), producing MPESEQRQVTLGRVAGVFGVKGWVRIQSFTRPADNIFEYAPWNIGGTVWTIDEAQEHGPGFIVSLAGIADRDAAAAMIGAEIQVPRSALPEPEPGAVYWADLIGLEVVCEDGQPLGSVESLLENGVQDVLVIRGDERQHLVPLVRGPIVKSIDIGQGRIIVDWSPEY from the coding sequence CTGCCTGAGTCTGAACAGCGTCAGGTGACGCTGGGTCGCGTCGCTGGCGTGTTCGGCGTGAAGGGCTGGGTTCGCATCCAGTCATTCACCAGGCCCGCGGACAACATTTTCGAGTACGCGCCCTGGAACATCGGCGGCACGGTCTGGACGATCGACGAAGCGCAGGAACACGGTCCCGGTTTCATCGTGAGTCTGGCCGGCATTGCTGATCGGGACGCTGCGGCGGCCATGATCGGCGCCGAAATCCAGGTTCCGCGGAGCGCGCTTCCCGAGCCCGAGCCAGGGGCGGTCTACTGGGCCGACCTGATCGGACTCGAAGTGGTTTGCGAAGACGGCCAGCCTCTTGGGTCGGTCGAATCGTTGTTGGAGAACGGCGTGCAGGACGTGCTCGTGATCCGAGGCGATGAAAGGCAGCATCTGGTACCGCTGGTGCGCGGGCCGATCGTGAAGTCGATCGACATCGGGCAAGGGCGGATCATCGTTGACTGGTCGCCGGAATACTGA
- the rpsP gene encoding 30S ribosomal protein S16, with amino-acid sequence MVKIRLARTGAKKRPYYHIIATDSRSRRDGRFLERLGYYNPNASGQEQKLLVDLERLAHWRGNGAQVSERVEYLVKIAPKPEAAAA; translated from the coding sequence ATGGTCAAGATTCGTCTCGCGCGTACCGGCGCCAAGAAGCGTCCGTACTATCACATCATTGCGACCGACAGCCGTAGCCGGCGTGACGGTCGTTTCCTCGAGCGCCTCGGGTATTACAACCCGAACGCCTCGGGTCAGGAACAGAAGCTGCTGGTCGATCTGGAGCGTCTCGCGCATTGGCGCGGCAACGGTGCCCAGGTGTCCGAGCGGGTCGAGTATCTGGTCAAGATCGCTCCGAAGCCGGAGGCGGCCGCTGCCTGA
- a CDS encoding FAD:protein FMN transferase, with amino-acid sequence MACPCRIQVFHADAAHARQVCERMRDEVLRIEAKYSRYRDDSVLSRINRSAGDERGVVVDDETAALLDYAAAAWRESDGKFDPTAGVLRRVWNFRDRIVPAAEAVSALLPNIGWQRLHWQRPRLSLPLPGMELDFGGFGKEYAADSAAGIGLQAGIVSGIVDLGGDVRLLGPQPDGRAWRIGIRDPAQATRAIASLALERGAIATSGDYERSFEFRGQRYSHLLDPHDGWPVQGYASVSVLAGQCLIAGTATTTALLKGIEDGRKWLESLGLPWLAVHPDGRIERGNAPVI; translated from the coding sequence ATGGCCTGCCCCTGCCGGATTCAGGTGTTCCATGCGGACGCGGCGCATGCGCGGCAGGTCTGCGAGCGGATGCGCGACGAGGTGCTGCGCATCGAGGCCAAGTACTCCCGTTATCGCGACGACAGCGTGCTCTCACGCATCAACCGTTCGGCCGGTGATGAGCGTGGTGTTGTCGTCGACGATGAAACCGCGGCGCTGCTCGACTATGCAGCGGCGGCCTGGCGGGAAAGTGACGGCAAGTTCGATCCCACGGCCGGCGTGTTGCGCAGAGTCTGGAATTTCCGGGACCGGATCGTCCCCGCCGCCGAGGCGGTCAGTGCGCTGCTGCCGAACATCGGGTGGCAGCGCTTGCACTGGCAGCGGCCCCGTCTGAGCCTGCCGTTGCCCGGCATGGAGCTGGACTTCGGCGGCTTCGGCAAGGAGTACGCGGCCGACAGCGCAGCCGGTATCGGGCTTCAGGCCGGCATCGTCAGCGGCATCGTCGATCTGGGGGGCGATGTCCGTCTGCTGGGGCCGCAGCCCGACGGCCGGGCATGGCGCATCGGCATTCGCGACCCGGCGCAAGCGACGCGCGCGATTGCCTCACTGGCGCTGGAGCGCGGTGCGATCGCGACCAGCGGAGACTACGAGCGAAGTTTCGAGTTTCGCGGGCAGCGCTACAGTCATCTGCTCGACCCGCACGACGGTTGGCCGGTACAAGGTTACGCCAGCGTTTCGGTGCTCGCCGGCCAGTGTCTGATTGCCGGCACGGCGACCACGACCGCCTTGCTCAAAGGTATCGAAGACGGCCGGAAATGGCTGGAATCGCTGGGTTTGCCGTGGCTGGCGGTGCATCCTGATGGCCGCATCGAACGCGGCAATGCACCGGTCATCTGA